Proteins encoded by one window of Candidatus Krumholzibacteriia bacterium:
- the rodA gene encoding rod shape-determining protein RodA: MGRVLSILVRADAFALIAWAALVAIGLAAVYSCTVDFQSSAEIVPSNLSRAVFHTQVTWAVVGAIVALLCLLIPYRHFDTLAYVAYGVALVLLVAVLVVGMESGGGRRWLSLGGMSFQPSEIAKVALILALGRFLAGRRDRSAKVLVGGAVAFVLPLFLLVVREPDLGTALVYPALAVPMLFWAGVPARLLLALISPVLSAVIMFTGQHTLDDVWPWVLYVIALMGLLYFARLYIVQNLLLMGSNLVTGLAIPLVWEKLHPYQQARILAFFSPSDADRLGYGYQTFQSKVAIGSGGLAGKGYLEGSQKGLAFLPERHTDFIFSVIGEELGLLGALVVLALFLLLVVRALRVAEISKRSFGGMIAVGVASYFCFQALVNIAITVGLLPVTGLPLPLLSKGGSSMLASCIMLGLLLNVSARWSEV, translated from the coding sequence ATGGGTCGTGTCCTTTCGATCCTCGTCCGGGCCGACGCCTTCGCCCTGATCGCCTGGGCGGCCCTGGTGGCGATCGGCCTGGCCGCGGTCTACAGCTGTACCGTCGATTTCCAGAGCTCGGCGGAGATCGTGCCCTCGAACCTGTCGCGGGCCGTGTTCCACACGCAGGTCACCTGGGCCGTGGTGGGAGCGATCGTGGCGCTGCTGTGTCTGCTGATCCCCTACCGGCACTTCGACACCCTGGCCTACGTCGCCTACGGCGTGGCGCTCGTGTTACTGGTCGCGGTGCTCGTCGTCGGTATGGAGTCCGGGGGCGGACGTCGGTGGTTGTCCCTCGGTGGCATGAGCTTCCAGCCCTCGGAGATCGCGAAGGTCGCGTTGATCCTCGCGCTGGGGCGCTTCCTCGCGGGCAGGAGGGATCGCTCGGCCAAGGTACTGGTGGGTGGCGCGGTCGCCTTCGTGCTGCCCCTGTTCCTGCTCGTCGTACGTGAGCCCGATCTGGGAACGGCGCTGGTCTATCCGGCGTTGGCGGTTCCCATGTTGTTCTGGGCCGGAGTTCCGGCTCGGCTCTTGTTGGCGTTGATCTCGCCGGTGCTCAGCGCGGTGATCATGTTCACCGGACAGCACACCCTGGACGATGTCTGGCCCTGGGTGTTGTACGTGATCGCCCTCATGGGCCTGTTGTACTTCGCGCGTCTGTACATCGTGCAGAACCTGCTGCTCATGGGCAGCAACCTGGTCACGGGTCTGGCCATTCCGTTGGTCTGGGAGAAGCTGCATCCCTACCAGCAGGCGCGGATCCTGGCCTTCTTCTCACCCAGCGACGCCGATCGGCTGGGCTACGGGTACCAGACCTTCCAGAGCAAGGTCGCCATCGGATCCGGAGGTCTGGCCGGCAAGGGGTACCTGGAAGGCAGCCAGAAGGGCCTGGCCTTCCTGCCGGAGCGCCACACCGACTTCATCTTCAGCGTGATCGGCGAGGAACTGGGTCTGCTCGGGGCGTTGGTCGTGCTGGCACTCTTCCTGTTGCTGGTCGTGCGCGCACTCCGCGTGGCCGAGATCAGCAAGCGTTCCTTCGGCGGCATGATCGCGGTGGGTGTGGCGAGCTACTTCTGCTTCCAGGCGCTGGTGAACATCGCGATCACGGTGGGTCTGCTCCCGGTCACCGGTCTCCCGTTGCCACTGCTCAGCAAGGGAGGAAGCTCCATGCTCGCGAGTTGCATCATGCTGGGGCTCCTGTTGAACGTCTCGGCGCGATGGTCCGAGGTCTGA
- a CDS encoding shikimate dehydrogenase — translation MLVFDGGRLHDASGHEVAWPGLAVLGDPVAHSLSPRLHTAALRARGLDHDYAAIRVGTEDLATYLVTAAEHGVLGLNLTVPHKEHGLALCAQVSDEAREIGAANTLVRRRDRWHAHNTDARGLALALQSWRGRRLARSLDQVVVIGSGGAARSAVVCARALGSRRIRVLARRPERATWATAMGAVAEALPERIPTTATLILQCTPLGLDPELDPSPLSLDGLASTAIVVDLTYADRPSAFLRQAIGRGVDAIDGRRMLVAQAALAFSMWFGAQPPLTAMGEVLGLEF, via the coding sequence GTGCTGGTCTTCGACGGTGGTCGTCTGCACGACGCGTCCGGGCACGAGGTCGCCTGGCCCGGTCTCGCGGTGCTCGGGGATCCCGTGGCCCATTCACTCAGCCCCCGTCTGCACACCGCCGCGCTCCGCGCGCGTGGTCTCGATCACGACTACGCAGCGATCCGGGTCGGAACCGAGGATCTCGCCACGTATCTGGTCACCGCCGCCGAGCACGGGGTGCTGGGGCTGAACCTGACCGTCCCGCACAAGGAGCACGGCCTGGCGCTCTGTGCGCAGGTCAGCGACGAGGCGCGTGAGATCGGAGCGGCGAACACGCTGGTGCGGCGTCGCGACCGCTGGCACGCCCACAACACCGACGCGCGCGGACTCGCACTGGCCCTGCAGTCGTGGCGCGGCCGACGCCTGGCGCGTTCGCTCGACCAGGTCGTGGTGATCGGGAGCGGAGGAGCGGCGCGGTCGGCGGTGGTGTGTGCCCGGGCGTTGGGGAGCCGACGGATCCGGGTGCTGGCCCGCCGTCCGGAGCGGGCGACGTGGGCGACGGCGATGGGGGCGGTGGCCGAGGCGCTACCCGAACGCATTCCCACCACGGCCACCCTGATTCTGCAGTGCACGCCGCTCGGTCTGGATCCCGAGCTGGACCCCTCGCCGTTGTCGCTCGACGGCCTGGCGTCGACGGCGATCGTGGTCGACCTCACCTACGCCGATCGACCCAGCGCCTTCCTGCGGCAGGCCATCGGTCGCGGTGTGGACGCGATCGACGGCCGTCGCATGCTCGTGGCCCAGGCGGCACTCGCGTTCTCCATGTGGTTCGGTGCGCAGCCTCCACTGACGGCCATGGGAGAGGTGCTCGGCCTGGAGTTCTGA
- a CDS encoding phosphoglycerate kinase has translation MKKLTVQDVQLDGRRVLVRVDFNVPLDDQRTITDDTRIRAASSTVEYILAHGGRPVLMSHLGRPKGQRKEEFSLRPTAERLEEIVGRKVHFAPDCIGDETRTVVEKAGRDEIVLLENLRFHGEETDNDADFSAKLAEFGDVYVNDAFGTAHRAHASTVGVTRHFEQRVSGLLMDKELENLGSMLENPRRPFVAVLGGAKVSGKIEVIENLLGRVDSILVGGGMAFTFFRVLGVDTGRSIVEEPLLDTVRSILDRTKESNTEIVLPEDLIVADRFDAEAEREEVLATDIPEGWQGLDVGNRTVKRFQEILEGAGTIFWNGPMGVFEMEPFAKGTRAVARAIATSTENGARSVVGGGDSVSALVQAGLASKITHVSTGGGASLEFMAGKSLPGVDALSDASPSTV, from the coding sequence ATGAAGAAGCTGACGGTCCAGGACGTCCAACTCGACGGCCGGCGTGTTCTCGTCCGGGTCGATTTCAACGTGCCTCTCGACGACCAGCGCACCATCACCGACGACACGCGCATCCGTGCCGCCTCGTCCACGGTCGAGTACATCCTCGCGCACGGCGGGCGCCCGGTGCTGATGAGCCACCTCGGCCGGCCCAAGGGTCAGCGCAAGGAGGAGTTCAGTCTCCGTCCCACCGCCGAACGGCTCGAGGAGATCGTCGGACGCAAGGTCCACTTCGCGCCCGACTGCATCGGGGACGAGACGCGGACCGTGGTCGAGAAGGCCGGTCGCGACGAGATCGTCCTGCTCGAGAACCTGCGGTTCCACGGTGAGGAGACCGACAACGACGCGGACTTCTCGGCGAAGCTCGCCGAGTTCGGCGACGTGTACGTGAACGACGCCTTCGGTACGGCGCACCGTGCGCACGCCTCGACGGTGGGAGTGACCCGTCACTTCGAGCAGCGGGTCAGCGGCCTGCTCATGGACAAGGAGCTCGAGAACCTCGGTTCGATGCTCGAGAATCCGCGGCGGCCGTTCGTCGCCGTGCTCGGCGGGGCCAAGGTCAGCGGCAAGATCGAGGTGATCGAGAACCTGCTCGGCCGTGTCGACTCGATCCTCGTCGGCGGGGGAATGGCCTTCACCTTCTTCCGCGTATTGGGTGTGGACACCGGTCGGAGCATCGTCGAAGAGCCATTGCTCGACACCGTGCGTTCGATCCTCGACCGGACGAAGGAGTCGAACACCGAGATCGTACTGCCCGAGGACCTGATCGTGGCCGATCGTTTCGACGCCGAAGCCGAGCGCGAGGAAGTCCTGGCGACCGACATCCCAGAGGGGTGGCAGGGCCTCGACGTGGGCAACCGCACGGTCAAGCGCTTCCAGGAGATCCTCGAGGGCGCGGGCACCATCTTCTGGAACGGCCCCATGGGCGTGTTCGAGATGGAGCCCTTCGCCAAGGGCACGCGCGCCGTCGCCCGGGCCATCGCGACCTCGACGGAGAACGGGGCGCGCTCGGTCGTCGGGGGAGGCGATTCGGTCTCGGCCCTCGTGCAGGCCGGTCTGGCTTCGAAGATCACGCACGTCTCGACCGGCGGGGGCGCCTCGCTGGAGTTCATGGCGGGCAAGTCCCTGCCGGGAGTCGACGCACTGAGCGATGCGTCGCCGAGCACGGTCTGA
- the tpiA gene encoding triose-phosphate isomerase, with amino-acid sequence MARRPLLMGNWKMNLGLAQARELAETLVRRTQTTFAGPEMVVCPSFVHIPVVAQIMEKSAIEWGGQDCVEQEPGAVTGGVSAEQLREIGAKWVILGHSERRQIFQESDASVREKVKAAFRVGLTPVVCVGETLSQRESGRTEEVVSTQVHGALEDLRAEQVGAMTIAYEPVWAIGTGHSAEPDDVEKVHALVRGLLAEASSAQIADGVRILYGGSVNEDNVADYMACEDVDGALVGGASLDPERFLSIVRYQDRPS; translated from the coding sequence ATGGCACGCCGTCCACTGCTGATGGGCAACTGGAAGATGAACCTGGGACTCGCGCAGGCGCGTGAGTTGGCCGAGACCCTGGTGCGACGCACGCAGACCACCTTCGCCGGTCCGGAGATGGTGGTGTGCCCGAGCTTCGTCCACATCCCCGTCGTCGCGCAGATCATGGAGAAGTCGGCGATCGAATGGGGCGGGCAGGACTGTGTGGAACAGGAGCCGGGGGCCGTCACCGGCGGTGTGAGCGCCGAGCAGCTGCGCGAGATCGGCGCGAAGTGGGTGATCCTCGGCCACAGCGAACGCCGGCAGATCTTCCAGGAGAGCGACGCCAGCGTTCGCGAAAAGGTCAAGGCGGCCTTCCGCGTGGGCCTGACGCCCGTGGTGTGCGTGGGCGAGACGCTGTCGCAGCGCGAGTCCGGTCGGACCGAGGAGGTCGTGTCGACGCAGGTCCACGGGGCTCTCGAGGATCTTCGCGCCGAGCAGGTGGGGGCGATGACCATTGCCTACGAGCCCGTGTGGGCGATCGGCACCGGTCACAGCGCCGAGCCCGACGACGTCGAGAAGGTCCACGCTCTGGTCCGCGGCCTGCTGGCCGAGGCCTCGAGCGCGCAGATCGCCGATGGGGTGCGTATCCTGTACGGCGGCAGCGTGAACGAGGACAACGTCGCGGACTACATGGCCTGCGAGGACGTCGACGGGGCCCTGGTGGGAGGCGCGAGCCTCGATCCGGAGCGTTTCCTGTCGATCGTCCGCTATCAGGACCGGCCGAGTTGA
- the secG gene encoding preprotein translocase subunit SecG has translation MYYLFFGIHLLISFLIVVVVLLQRSKGGGLSGAFGGVGAGDAAFGSVGVTTFLHKTTIYLAIGFMVTSLSLAYMTATRSQAIPTGPTGGVGETVLPVGDAPVMPEQPAGAAGDSLILDDEIVPGGDDTVVPPAGADTSIVPQGETPERSGGQ, from the coding sequence ATGTACTACCTGTTCTTCGGAATCCATCTGCTGATCTCGTTCCTGATCGTCGTCGTCGTCCTTCTGCAGCGCTCCAAGGGTGGGGGGCTGTCGGGCGCCTTCGGCGGTGTCGGAGCGGGAGACGCCGCGTTCGGCAGTGTGGGTGTGACCACGTTCCTGCACAAGACCACCATCTACCTGGCCATCGGCTTCATGGTGACGAGCCTCAGCCTCGCGTACATGACGGCCACGCGCAGCCAGGCCATTCCGACGGGGCCGACCGGTGGCGTGGGTGAGACCGTGCTCCCCGTCGGAGATGCGCCGGTCATGCCCGAGCAGCCCGCGGGCGCGGCGGGTGACAGTCTGATCCTCGACGACGAGATCGTTCCCGGTGGCGACGACACCGTGGTGCCGCCGGCGGGTGCCGACACGTCGATCGTCCCGCAGGGCGAGACGCCTGAACGGAGCGGAGGCCAGTAG
- the fusA gene encoding elongation factor G, which yields MKSYPPQDIRNLALVAHQGAGKTTLAEAILFKTGAIARMGSVDEGTSNLDYHQSEIDHKTSIFSAVGSCEHENTKFNLVDTPGVEDFRGEAIAAMQVVESAMVVLRADGGVEVGTEAVWELVEKNGLPAILTVTKMDKENADFQQTYDQIRERLSGKAIPVQLPIGQGPEFQGLIDVATGKAYLYDAQGNSQETEIPEDMRDAYETAREELFNAAAEHDDALVEKFLEEGELTTDEITQGIRIGVRDRTFFPICAVSAVDGGIGMRPLLHCIKEYLPPSDVRPSLEAVDSSDAETELQTGADAPTFARVFKVSIEKDAGEFSLMRCFAGSIEAGNEYRNSTHDRTERVTQLFSLEGKNREKIERIGCGDFGAAVKLKDTHCGDTLADKSIDAHLPPIAYPVPTSRVALRPVKEGEDDKVAQGLARIHEEDPTFKFGQDPETHQMVLEGMGEMHFDIILERLARRYGAEVTRHEPRIPYRETLKSSIEVHARHKKQSGGRGQFADVHIRFEPLTRGEDFEFVDAIVGGVVPGKFIPAVEKGIRETMQKGALAGYRVVDLKATLFDGQYHAVDSSEAAFKTAAWQAMRKAFNEGQATILEPVYEVEIKVPDSVMGDVMGDLSSRRGRILGSETAGHMAIVRAHVPLAELYRYSTDLRSMSQGRATHTRTFHQYEEVPGDVLKKIVEESTLEAEEA from the coding sequence TTGAAGTCCTACCCACCGCAAGACATCCGCAATCTCGCCCTCGTCGCCCACCAGGGCGCCGGCAAGACCACGCTGGCCGAGGCCATCCTGTTCAAGACGGGCGCGATCGCGCGCATGGGAAGTGTCGACGAGGGAACGAGCAATCTCGACTACCACCAGAGCGAGATCGACCACAAGACGAGCATCTTCTCGGCGGTGGGCTCGTGCGAACACGAGAACACGAAGTTCAACCTGGTCGACACCCCGGGCGTCGAGGACTTCCGGGGCGAGGCGATCGCCGCCATGCAGGTCGTCGAGAGCGCGATGGTCGTCCTGCGGGCCGATGGTGGCGTCGAGGTCGGGACCGAGGCGGTCTGGGAGCTGGTCGAGAAGAACGGCCTGCCCGCGATCCTGACCGTGACCAAGATGGACAAGGAGAACGCGGACTTCCAGCAGACCTACGACCAGATCCGCGAGCGCTTGAGCGGCAAGGCCATTCCGGTGCAGCTGCCCATCGGCCAGGGTCCGGAGTTCCAGGGTCTGATCGACGTGGCCACGGGCAAGGCCTACCTGTACGACGCCCAGGGCAATTCGCAGGAGACCGAGATCCCCGAGGACATGCGCGACGCCTACGAGACGGCGCGCGAGGAGCTGTTCAACGCCGCAGCCGAACACGACGACGCCCTGGTCGAGAAATTCCTCGAGGAAGGCGAACTGACGACCGACGAGATCACCCAGGGGATCCGGATCGGCGTCCGGGACCGCACGTTCTTCCCCATCTGTGCGGTGAGCGCTGTCGACGGTGGCATCGGCATGCGCCCGTTGCTGCACTGCATCAAGGAGTACCTGCCTCCGAGCGACGTGCGGCCGTCGCTGGAGGCCGTCGACTCCTCCGACGCCGAGACCGAACTGCAGACCGGTGCCGACGCGCCGACTTTCGCCCGGGTGTTCAAGGTGTCGATCGAGAAGGACGCCGGCGAATTCTCGCTCATGCGCTGCTTCGCCGGGTCGATCGAGGCGGGGAACGAGTACAGGAACTCCACGCACGACCGCACCGAGCGCGTCACCCAGCTCTTCAGCCTCGAGGGCAAGAACCGCGAGAAGATCGAGCGCATCGGTTGCGGGGACTTCGGAGCCGCGGTGAAGCTCAAGGACACGCACTGCGGCGACACGCTGGCCGACAAGAGCATCGACGCCCACCTGCCGCCGATCGCCTACCCCGTGCCGACCTCCCGGGTGGCCCTGCGTCCGGTGAAGGAGGGCGAGGACGACAAGGTCGCCCAGGGCCTGGCCCGGATCCACGAAGAAGACCCGACCTTCAAGTTCGGCCAGGATCCCGAGACCCATCAGATGGTGCTCGAGGGCATGGGGGAGATGCACTTCGACATCATCCTCGAGCGCCTGGCCCGCCGCTACGGCGCCGAGGTCACCCGTCACGAACCGCGGATCCCGTACCGCGAGACGCTCAAGTCCTCGATCGAGGTCCACGCCCGCCACAAGAAGCAGTCGGGCGGCCGCGGGCAGTTCGCCGACGTCCACATCCGCTTCGAGCCGTTGACGCGGGGCGAGGACTTCGAGTTCGTCGACGCCATCGTCGGCGGTGTGGTGCCCGGCAAGTTCATCCCCGCCGTCGAGAAGGGCATCCGCGAGACCATGCAGAAAGGTGCCCTGGCGGGTTACCGGGTGGTCGACCTGAAGGCCACACTCTTCGACGGGCAGTACCACGCCGTGGACTCCAGCGAGGCGGCCTTCAAGACCGCGGCCTGGCAGGCCATGCGCAAGGCCTTCAACGAAGGTCAGGCGACGATCCTCGAGCCCGTCTACGAGGTCGAGATCAAGGTCCCCGACTCGGTCATGGGCGATGTCATGGGCGACCTGAGCTCGCGTCGTGGCCGGATCCTCGGGAGCGAGACGGCGGGCCACATGGCGATCGTTCGGGCGCACGTACCCCTCGCCGAGTTGTACCGTTACAGCACCGACCTGCGTTCCATGAGCCAGGGCCGGGCGACGCACACCCGCACGTTCCACCAGTACGAAGAAGTCCCGGGCGACGTCCTCAAGAAGATCGTGGAGGAGTCGACCCTCGAGGCCGAGGAGGCCTGA
- a CDS encoding YebC/PmpR family DNA-binding transcriptional regulator, giving the protein MSGHSKWATIKRKKGANDAKRGKLFTRLAKEITIAARDGGGDPEMNAGLRTAINNAKAQNMPNDNIDRAIKRGTGEVDGVSYEEKTFAGFYGGVAILVNTVTDNNNRTTAEVRHVFSKHNGKMVDTGSASIYFERKGIITVSASETDEEKVMEVVIDAGAEDVETEDEVITVTTPREGFHAVVKALESAGIQPQTAELQDVPTNTVVIAGSDAEGLMKLLSVLDDLDDTSSVAANYDIPDDEMAKLQELFG; this is encoded by the coding sequence GTGTCCGGCCATTCCAAGTGGGCGACGATCAAGCGGAAGAAGGGCGCCAACGACGCGAAGCGCGGCAAGCTCTTCACACGCCTGGCCAAGGAGATCACCATCGCCGCCCGAGACGGCGGGGGGGATCCGGAGATGAACGCCGGACTGCGCACGGCGATCAACAACGCCAAGGCGCAGAACATGCCCAACGACAACATCGACCGCGCGATCAAGCGCGGCACCGGTGAGGTCGACGGCGTCAGCTACGAGGAGAAGACCTTCGCCGGCTTCTACGGCGGAGTGGCGATCCTGGTGAACACGGTGACCGACAACAACAACCGGACCACGGCCGAGGTCCGGCACGTGTTCAGCAAGCACAACGGCAAGATGGTCGACACCGGATCGGCCTCGATCTACTTCGAGCGCAAGGGCATCATCACCGTCTCCGCGTCGGAGACCGACGAGGAGAAGGTCATGGAAGTCGTCATCGACGCCGGGGCCGAGGACGTCGAGACCGAGGACGAAGTGATCACGGTGACCACGCCGCGCGAGGGCTTCCACGCCGTCGTCAAGGCGCTCGAGTCGGCCGGGATCCAGCCGCAGACCGCCGAGCTACAGGACGTGCCGACCAACACGGTGGTCATCGCCGGGAGCGACGCCGAGGGGCTCATGAAGCTCCTGAGCGTGCTCGACGATCTCGACGACACCAGCTCGGTCGCCGCGAACTACGACATCCCCGACGACGAGATGGCCAAGCTCCAGGAACTGTTCGGATGA
- the ruvC gene encoding crossover junction endodeoxyribonuclease RuvC, producing the protein MIRLLGLDPGSRRLGWGAIEVDGSRLAHLGHGTIVAPERRPLPERLLLLHDELERVLDRLQPASIGLEQVYTGPNPKSALTLGQARGVIMLCVARRELDLAEYAPAEIKVAVTGNGRSDKSQMARMLERLLAVDLREAGEDSTDALAVAVCHAHGRQRRRLVERARSTRA; encoded by the coding sequence ATGATCCGTCTGCTGGGGCTCGATCCCGGCAGCCGGCGCCTGGGGTGGGGTGCGATCGAGGTCGACGGATCGCGTCTGGCCCATCTCGGACACGGAACCATCGTCGCGCCCGAGCGCCGGCCCTTGCCCGAGCGGCTGCTGCTGCTGCACGACGAACTCGAGCGGGTCCTCGATCGGTTGCAACCGGCGTCCATCGGCCTGGAGCAGGTCTACACGGGGCCGAACCCGAAGTCGGCCCTCACGCTCGGGCAGGCCCGCGGTGTGATCATGCTCTGCGTGGCCCGCCGCGAGCTCGATCTCGCCGAGTACGCTCCGGCCGAGATCAAGGTGGCCGTGACCGGCAACGGCCGGTCGGACAAGTCCCAGATGGCGCGCATGCTCGAACGGCTGCTGGCCGTCGACCTGCGCGAGGCGGGCGAAGACAGCACCGATGCGCTCGCGGTGGCGGTGTGCCACGCCCACGGGCGTCAGCGCCGTCGTCTCGTGGAGCGCGCCCGATCCACGCGCGCCTGA
- the ruvA gene encoding Holliday junction branch migration protein RuvA, translating to MYAFVEGEIDSLGPPVVVSVAGVGYEVWVPERHRHELAAHVGPVRLYTHLQVREDDMTLYGFPSPARREVFRALISVNGVGPKVALAVLGDDAADEVLRGIRRGDHEPLRSVKGIGKKTAERIVIDLQERAAAWIDSGPASETEPASAGEVDDPLAAEALLALQALGVSPDRASAAIVAVLEHDERPDDVEALLRRALRRLHPAG from the coding sequence ATGTACGCCTTCGTCGAGGGAGAGATCGACTCGCTGGGACCGCCGGTGGTGGTGTCCGTCGCCGGCGTCGGATACGAGGTCTGGGTGCCCGAGCGTCACCGCCACGAGCTGGCCGCCCACGTCGGTCCGGTCCGGCTCTACACGCATCTGCAGGTGCGTGAGGACGACATGACGCTCTACGGGTTTCCCAGTCCGGCCCGGCGCGAAGTCTTCCGCGCACTGATCTCGGTGAACGGAGTGGGGCCGAAGGTCGCGCTGGCCGTACTGGGCGACGACGCGGCCGACGAGGTACTGCGCGGGATCCGCCGCGGCGATCACGAACCCCTGCGGTCGGTGAAGGGGATCGGCAAGAAGACCGCCGAGCGCATCGTCATCGATCTGCAGGAGCGGGCCGCCGCCTGGATCGACTCGGGACCCGCATCCGAGACGGAGCCCGCGTCCGCCGGCGAGGTCGACGATCCACTGGCCGCCGAGGCCCTCCTGGCCCTGCAGGCACTGGGCGTCTCGCCGGATCGCGCGAGCGCGGCGATCGTCGCGGTGCTGGAGCACGACGAGCGACCGGACGACGTCGAGGCTCTGTTGCGCCGGGCACTGCGGCGCCTGCATCCGGCCGGCTGA
- the ruvB gene encoding Holliday junction branch migration DNA helicase RuvB yields MNEPQQRWTDPRPQDAERGDETSLRPHRLDHFIGQERVKGQLALFLRAARERDEMLDHVLFYGPPGLGKTTLAGIVAREMDCELRVTSGPAFQNAAELASVLTSEEGRHCLFIDEIHRLGRVVEEHLYPAMEDFTVELVVDKGPAARRYQLPLSPFTLVGATTRAGMITPAMRSRFGIVLHLDFYPPAELAVIVRRSAAILGVELDDDGADEIARRSRGTPRVANRLLRRVRDVAQVEGAPRVDREVAQRALTLLEVDALGLETLDRNYLECLVRTFEGGPVGLSTLSVSLGEESDTLEDVVEPFLIQRGLVQRTPRGRAATSRAFEHLGLRPRRSVEDPLL; encoded by the coding sequence GTGAACGAACCACAGCAACGCTGGACCGACCCCCGCCCGCAGGATGCCGAGCGCGGTGACGAGACCTCGCTGCGCCCGCACCGCCTCGACCACTTCATCGGTCAGGAGCGGGTGAAGGGTCAGCTGGCGCTGTTCCTGCGCGCGGCCCGCGAGCGTGACGAGATGCTCGACCACGTGCTCTTCTACGGGCCGCCGGGTCTGGGCAAGACCACCCTGGCCGGAATCGTGGCCCGCGAGATGGACTGCGAGCTACGGGTCACCAGTGGCCCCGCCTTCCAGAACGCGGCGGAACTGGCCAGTGTGCTGACGAGCGAAGAAGGGCGCCACTGCCTGTTCATCGACGAGATCCACCGCCTGGGTCGCGTGGTCGAGGAACACTTGTATCCGGCCATGGAGGACTTCACGGTGGAACTGGTGGTCGACAAGGGGCCGGCCGCCCGGCGCTACCAGCTCCCATTGTCGCCGTTCACACTGGTCGGCGCGACGACGCGTGCCGGTATGATCACGCCGGCCATGCGCAGTCGTTTCGGGATCGTCCTGCACCTCGACTTCTACCCGCCCGCGGAGCTGGCGGTGATCGTCCGGCGCAGCGCGGCGATCCTGGGTGTCGAGCTCGACGACGACGGCGCCGACGAGATCGCCCGCCGGAGCCGAGGGACTCCCCGCGTGGCCAACCGTCTGCTGCGGCGGGTGCGCGACGTGGCGCAGGTCGAGGGGGCACCACGCGTCGATCGCGAGGTCGCCCAGCGCGCGCTCACCCTGCTCGAGGTCGACGCACTCGGGCTCGAGACGCTCGATCGCAACTACCTCGAATGTCTCGTGCGGACCTTCGAGGGCGGGCCGGTGGGTCTGTCGACGTTGTCGGTCAGCCTGGGCGAGGAGTCGGACACGCTCGAGGACGTGGTCGAACCCTTCCTGATCCAGCGCGGACTCGTGCAGCGCACGCCGCGCGGGCGCGCGGCCACGTCGCGGGCCTTCGAACACCTGGGCCTGCGCCCGAGGCGATCGGTCGAGGATCCGCTGCTGTGA